Proteins from a genomic interval of Streptomyces sp. NBC_01445:
- the trpM gene encoding tryptophan biosynthesis modulator TrpM produces the protein MPIAARLAPGCRPRGCRAPARRVHGRRVRYVIGDEPGQVNGMRWCGRD, from the coding sequence ATGCCCATTGCCGCCCGCCTCGCACCCGGCTGCCGCCCCCGCGGCTGCCGGGCGCCGGCGCGGCGGGTGCACGGGCGCCGGGTGCGTTATGTCATCGGCGACGAGCCGGGTCAGGTCAACGGCATGCGATGGTGCGGGCGCGACTAG
- a CDS encoding anthranilate synthase component I: MDLETFRKLATDRRVIPVSRKLLADGDTPVGLYRKLAGERPGTFLLESAENGRSWSRYSFVGVRSAGTLTTRDGQAHWLGTPPVGVPTHGDPLAALRATVETLHTPRYEGLPPFTGGMVGYLGYDIVRRLEKIGPGERDDLKLPELTMLLTSDLAVLDHWDGSVLLIANAINHNDLDTGVDEAYADAVARLDAMEADLSRPVVQAPASLPPSELPQFTALWGGTDYQEAVEDIKERIRAGEAFQVVPSQRFETPCTASALDVYRVLRATNPSPYMYLFRFDGFDVVGSSPEALVKVEDGRAMVHPIAGTRPRGATPQEDQALADELMADPKERAEHLMLVDLGRNDLGRVCEPGSVEVVDFMSVERYSHVMHIVSTVTGRVAPGTTAFDVLTACFPAGTLSGAPKPRAMQIIDELEPSRRGLYGGCVGYLDFAGGSDTAIAIRTALLRDGTAYVQAGAGVVADSDPVAEDTECRNKAAAVLRAVHTANRMHGA; the protein is encoded by the coding sequence ATGGATCTCGAGACCTTCCGCAAGCTCGCGACCGACCGCCGAGTGATCCCCGTCAGCCGCAAGCTCCTCGCGGACGGCGACACCCCCGTCGGTCTGTACCGCAAGCTGGCCGGTGAACGCCCCGGCACGTTCCTCCTGGAATCCGCGGAGAACGGCCGCTCGTGGTCCCGCTACTCCTTCGTCGGCGTCCGTTCCGCCGGCACCCTCACCACCCGCGACGGCCAGGCGCACTGGCTCGGCACCCCGCCCGTCGGCGTCCCCACCCACGGCGACCCGCTCGCCGCCCTGCGCGCCACCGTCGAGACCCTCCACACCCCCCGCTACGAGGGCCTGCCCCCGTTCACCGGCGGCATGGTCGGCTACCTCGGCTACGACATCGTGCGCCGCCTGGAGAAGATCGGCCCCGGCGAGCGCGACGACCTGAAGCTCCCCGAGCTGACGATGCTGCTCACCAGCGACCTCGCCGTGCTCGACCACTGGGACGGTTCGGTCCTGCTGATCGCCAACGCGATCAACCACAACGACCTCGACACCGGCGTCGACGAGGCGTACGCGGACGCCGTGGCCCGCCTCGACGCGATGGAGGCCGACCTCTCCCGGCCCGTCGTCCAGGCCCCCGCCTCGCTCCCCCCGTCCGAACTCCCTCAGTTCACCGCTCTGTGGGGCGGCACGGACTACCAGGAGGCCGTCGAGGACATCAAGGAGCGCATCAGGGCGGGCGAGGCCTTCCAGGTCGTGCCCTCGCAGCGCTTCGAGACGCCGTGCACGGCCAGCGCACTCGACGTCTACCGGGTCCTGCGCGCCACCAACCCGTCGCCGTACATGTACCTCTTCCGCTTCGACGGGTTCGACGTGGTCGGCTCGTCGCCGGAGGCCCTCGTCAAGGTCGAGGACGGGCGCGCCATGGTGCACCCCATCGCCGGGACCCGGCCGCGCGGTGCCACGCCCCAGGAGGACCAGGCGCTCGCCGACGAGCTCATGGCCGACCCCAAGGAGCGCGCCGAGCACCTGATGCTCGTCGACCTCGGTCGCAACGACCTCGGCCGAGTCTGCGAGCCGGGCTCCGTCGAGGTCGTCGACTTCATGTCCGTCGAGCGGTACTCGCACGTCATGCACATCGTGTCGACCGTCACCGGCCGGGTCGCCCCGGGCACCACCGCCTTCGACGTCCTCACCGCCTGCTTCCCCGCGGGCACCCTCTCGGGCGCGCCCAAGCCGCGCGCGATGCAGATCATCGACGAGCTCGAACCCTCCCGGCGCGGCCTGTACGGCGGATGTGTCGGATATCTCGACTTCGCCGGGGGCTCCGACACGGCCATCGCCATCCGCACCGCGCTCCTGCGTGACGGCACCGCATATGTGCAGGCCGGAGCGGGTGTCGTCGCCGACTCCGATCCCGTGGCCGAGGACACCGAGTGCCGCAACAAGGCGGCGGCGGTGCTGCGCGCCGTGCACACGGCCAACCGGATGCACGGCGCCTGA
- the hisI gene encoding phosphoribosyl-AMP cyclohydrolase, translating to MTSTPPPSSLDPAVAARLKRSADGLVPAIAQQYDTGEVLMLGWMDDEALHRTLTTGRCTYWSRSRQEYWVKGDTSGHFQHVKSVALDCDADTLLVKVDQVGAACHTGDRTCFDAGELTVTGTGA from the coding sequence ATGACCAGCACGCCCCCGCCCAGCAGCCTCGACCCCGCCGTCGCCGCCCGCCTCAAGCGCAGCGCCGACGGCCTGGTCCCCGCGATCGCCCAGCAGTACGACACCGGCGAGGTGCTCATGCTCGGCTGGATGGACGACGAGGCGCTGCACCGCACGCTGACGACCGGCCGCTGCACGTACTGGTCCCGCAGCCGCCAGGAGTACTGGGTCAAGGGCGACACCTCCGGCCACTTCCAGCACGTGAAGTCGGTCGCCCTCGACTGCGACGCGGACACCCTCCTGGTGAAGGTGGACCAGGTCGGCGCGGCCTGCCACACCGGCGACCGCACCTGCTTCGACGCGGGCGAGCTGACGGTGACCGGCACGGGCGCCTGA
- a CDS encoding RidA family protein yields MTDGVRRVGSDGPWEEAVGYSRAVELPNGLVLVSGCTSVVNGVIDAGTPYEQTLNAFQAAFDALKTLGLGSEHVVRTRMYITHARDVDDVGRAHKELFDAVRPAASMIIVSGFIDPSLVVEVEVEAYRGDTPS; encoded by the coding sequence ATGACCGACGGCGTACGCAGGGTCGGCTCGGACGGGCCGTGGGAGGAGGCCGTGGGCTACTCGCGCGCGGTCGAACTGCCCAACGGCCTTGTCCTGGTGTCCGGTTGTACGTCCGTGGTCAACGGCGTCATCGACGCGGGAACGCCGTACGAGCAGACGCTCAACGCGTTCCAGGCCGCGTTCGACGCCCTCAAGACCCTGGGACTCGGGAGCGAGCATGTGGTGCGCACCCGTATGTACATCACCCATGCGCGCGATGTGGACGACGTGGGCCGGGCCCACAAGGAGCTGTTCGACGCCGTCCGCCCCGCCGCATCCATGATCATCGTCTCCGGCTTCATCGACCCGAGCCTGGTCGTCGAGGTCGAGGTGGAGGCGTACCGAGGAGACACACCGTCATGA
- a CDS encoding TIGR02234 family membrane protein → MTSAVPSPRTEAGTASSETAAARNGRRSLAAALLFGALGAAVALLSSRQEWASGSATVPGGSFPLTAKGSDVTGVPAALAIVGLAALVAVFAVRRAGRMLVAGLLALSGAGAVVAAVLGATDSAALDEKAAEVSGNTAATIGSLGHTVWPYVGAAGGALILLAGLLALRFGRSWPSMGGRYERDGTPRPRKAARPVDPERPEELWKALDRGEDPTHEA, encoded by the coding sequence GTGACTTCCGCAGTGCCATCCCCCCGAACCGAAGCCGGGACCGCCTCCTCGGAGACGGCCGCCGCGCGCAACGGCCGCCGCAGCCTCGCCGCAGCGCTTCTGTTCGGCGCCCTCGGCGCGGCGGTGGCCCTGCTCTCCTCGCGGCAGGAGTGGGCCTCCGGGTCCGCGACCGTGCCCGGCGGCAGCTTCCCGCTCACCGCCAAGGGCAGCGACGTCACCGGAGTGCCCGCGGCCCTCGCCATAGTGGGGCTCGCGGCCCTCGTCGCCGTCTTCGCGGTCCGCCGCGCAGGGCGCATGCTCGTCGCCGGGCTCCTCGCGCTCAGCGGCGCGGGCGCCGTCGTCGCCGCCGTCCTCGGCGCGACCGACAGCGCCGCCCTCGACGAGAAGGCCGCAGAGGTCTCCGGCAACACCGCCGCCACCATCGGCTCCCTCGGTCACACCGTTTGGCCGTACGTCGGTGCCGCGGGCGGCGCGCTCATCCTCCTGGCCGGTCTGCTCGCCCTGCGCTTCGGCCGGTCCTGGCCATCGATGGGCGGACGCTACGAGCGAGACGGCACCCCGCGGCCCCGCAAGGCGGCCCGACCCGTCGATCCCGAGCGCCCCGAGGAGCTGTGGAAGGCCCTCGACCGGGGCGAGGACCCCACACACGAGGCATAG
- a CDS encoding HGxxPAAW family protein: protein MADSSHGHTPAAWTGVIIAFIGFCVAGAFMVMGDPVGFWAGMALLAVAAVVGGAMSAAGLGKPKPQSLPAVSPEVVAAEA from the coding sequence ATGGCGGACAGCAGCCACGGACACACCCCGGCCGCCTGGACCGGTGTCATCATCGCCTTCATCGGTTTCTGCGTCGCGGGCGCCTTCATGGTGATGGGCGACCCCGTCGGCTTCTGGGCGGGCATGGCCCTGCTCGCCGTCGCCGCGGTCGTCGGCGGCGCCATGAGCGCCGCGGGTCTCGGCAAGCCGAAGCCGCAGTCGCTGCCGGCCGTCTCGCCCGAGGTCGTCGCCGCGGAGGCCTGA
- the hisF gene encoding imidazole glycerol phosphate synthase subunit HisF gives MTLAVRVIPCLDVDNGRVVKGVNFQNLRDAGDPVEMAKVYDAEGADELTFLDITASSGNRETTYDVVRRTAEQVFIPLTVGGGVRTADDVDKLLRAGADKVGVNTAAIARPELIREIAERFGRQVLVLSVDARRTPSGTFEVTTHGGRKSAGIDAVEWAHEAAELGAGEILLNSMDADGTKDGYDIEMIAAVRKHVTVPVIASGGAGRLEHFPPAIAAGADAVLAASVFHFGDLRIGEVKETLREAGHPVR, from the coding sequence ATGACGCTGGCCGTACGGGTCATCCCCTGCCTGGACGTGGACAACGGACGGGTCGTCAAGGGCGTCAACTTCCAGAACCTGCGCGACGCGGGCGACCCCGTCGAGATGGCGAAGGTGTACGACGCCGAGGGCGCCGACGAGCTGACGTTCCTCGACATCACGGCGTCCTCCGGCAACCGCGAGACGACCTACGACGTGGTGCGCCGCACCGCCGAACAGGTCTTCATCCCGCTCACCGTCGGCGGCGGCGTCCGCACGGCGGACGACGTGGACAAGCTGCTGCGGGCCGGCGCGGACAAGGTGGGCGTGAACACGGCCGCCATCGCCCGCCCCGAGCTGATCCGCGAGATCGCCGAGCGGTTCGGTCGCCAGGTGCTCGTCCTGTCGGTCGACGCGCGACGCACGCCGTCCGGCACGTTCGAGGTGACGACGCACGGGGGCCGCAAGTCCGCCGGGATCGACGCCGTCGAGTGGGCGCACGAGGCCGCCGAGCTCGGCGCGGGCGAGATCCTGCTCAACTCGATGGACGCCGACGGCACGAAGGACGGCTACGACATCGAGATGATCGCCGCCGTCCGCAAGCACGTCACCGTGCCGGTGATCGCGTCCGGCGGCGCGGGGCGCCTCGAACACTTTCCGCCGGCGATCGCCGCGGGCGCCGACGCGGTGCTCGCCGCGTCCGTCTTCCACTTCGGCGATCTGCGGATCGGCGAGGTCAAGGAGACACTGCGCGAGGCGGGACACCCCGTCCGCTGA
- a CDS encoding ArsR/SmtB family transcription factor has translation MTDKQTRRITDLGTLKALAHPLRSQLYRALVVARTATASQLAEQVDGAVSLVSYHLRKLADAGLIEEAPGAQRDGRERWWRPASEGVSIHEADFGDAPEKAAAHQAATRLFYEQRSELYRHYLDERTTWAPEWRAASSDSEALMPLTAAELTELTGELLTVIRKYDEQGRAAQAAGDTEGRENVALHVYGFPFRA, from the coding sequence ATGACCGACAAGCAGACCCGCCGCATCACCGACCTCGGCACCCTCAAGGCGCTCGCCCACCCGCTGCGCTCGCAGCTGTACCGCGCCCTGGTCGTCGCCCGCACGGCGACCGCGTCGCAGCTCGCCGAGCAGGTCGACGGGGCTGTCTCCCTGGTCAGCTACCACCTGCGCAAGCTCGCGGACGCCGGGCTCATCGAAGAGGCGCCCGGGGCGCAGCGCGACGGCCGCGAGCGCTGGTGGAGGCCCGCGTCCGAAGGCGTCAGCATCCACGAGGCGGACTTCGGCGACGCCCCCGAGAAGGCCGCGGCACACCAGGCTGCCACCCGGCTCTTCTACGAACAGCGCAGCGAGCTCTACCGCCACTACCTCGACGAGCGCACCACCTGGGCCCCCGAGTGGCGCGCCGCGTCCTCGGACTCAGAGGCCCTGATGCCTCTGACCGCGGCCGAACTGACCGAGCTGACAGGCGAGTTGCTCACCGTCATCAGGAAGTACGACGAGCAGGGCCGCGCCGCACAGGCCGCGGGCGACACCGAAGGGCGCGAGAACGTCGCGCTGCACGTGTACGGCTTCCCGTTCCGCGCCTGA
- a CDS encoding TIGR03085 family metal-binding protein codes for MSTHAKRERLLLADLLEASGPDAPTLCEGWTARDLAAHVVVRERRADAAGGIVIKQLAQRLERVQAEFAEKPFDELIQLIRTGPPRFSPFSLKQIDEASNAVEFFVHTEDVRRAQPDWTPRELDPVFADVLWSRLERMARVIGRKSPVGLVLRRPDGRTAVAHKGTPVVTVTGEPSELLMFAFGRQDAARVETEGEKDAIGKLHEAKQLGI; via the coding sequence ATGTCGACCCATGCGAAGCGTGAACGACTTCTTCTCGCCGACCTGTTGGAGGCGTCGGGCCCCGACGCCCCGACCCTGTGCGAAGGCTGGACCGCCCGTGACCTCGCGGCCCATGTCGTGGTGCGCGAGCGCCGTGCGGACGCCGCGGGCGGGATCGTGATCAAGCAGCTGGCGCAGCGCCTGGAGCGGGTGCAGGCCGAGTTCGCCGAGAAGCCCTTCGACGAGCTGATCCAGCTGATCAGGACGGGCCCGCCGCGCTTCTCGCCGTTCTCCCTCAAGCAGATCGACGAGGCGTCGAACGCGGTCGAGTTCTTCGTCCACACGGAGGACGTGCGCCGCGCGCAGCCGGACTGGACGCCGCGCGAGCTCGACCCGGTCTTCGCGGACGTGCTGTGGTCGCGCCTCGAGCGGATGGCCCGTGTGATCGGCCGCAAGTCGCCGGTCGGCCTGGTCCTGCGCCGCCCGGACGGCCGCACGGCGGTGGCGCACAAGGGCACGCCCGTGGTGACGGTGACCGGTGAGCCCTCCGAGCTGCTGATGTTCGCCTTCGGCCGGCAGGACGCGGCGCGGGTGGAGACGGAGGGCGAGAAGGACGCGATCGGCAAGCTGCACGAGGCGAAGCAGCTGGGCATCTGA
- the priA gene encoding bifunctional 1-(5-phosphoribosyl)-5-((5-phosphoribosylamino)methylideneamino)imidazole-4-carboxamide isomerase/phosphoribosylanthranilate isomerase PriA: MSRTLELLPAVDVRDGQAVRLVHGESGSETSYGSPLEAALAWQRSGAEWLHLVDLDAAFGTGDNRALVGEVTGAMDIKVELSGGIRDDATLAAALATGCTRVNLGTAALETPEWVAKVIAEHGDKIAVGLDVRGTTLRGRGWTRDGGDLYETLARLDSEGCARYVVTDIAKDGTLQGPNLELLKNVCAATDRPVVASGGVSSLDDLRAISELVPLGIEGSIVGKALYAKAFTLEEALAAVAS, translated from the coding sequence ATGTCCCGCACGCTCGAACTCCTCCCCGCCGTCGACGTCCGCGACGGCCAGGCCGTACGTCTCGTGCACGGCGAGTCCGGCTCGGAGACCTCCTACGGTTCCCCGCTCGAGGCCGCCCTCGCGTGGCAGCGCTCCGGCGCCGAGTGGCTGCACCTCGTGGACCTGGACGCCGCGTTCGGCACCGGCGACAACCGCGCGCTGGTCGGCGAGGTCACCGGCGCCATGGACATCAAGGTCGAGCTGTCCGGCGGCATCCGCGACGACGCCACGCTCGCCGCCGCGCTCGCCACCGGCTGCACCCGCGTCAACCTCGGCACCGCCGCCCTGGAGACCCCCGAGTGGGTCGCCAAGGTCATCGCCGAGCACGGCGACAAGATCGCGGTGGGCCTGGACGTGCGCGGCACCACGCTGCGCGGCCGCGGCTGGACCCGCGACGGCGGCGACCTCTACGAGACGCTCGCGCGCCTCGACTCCGAGGGCTGCGCCCGCTACGTCGTCACCGACATCGCCAAGGACGGCACGCTGCAGGGCCCGAACCTGGAGCTCCTGAAGAACGTCTGCGCGGCCACCGACCGCCCGGTCGTCGCCTCCGGCGGCGTCTCGTCGCTCGACGACCTGCGGGCCATCTCCGAGCTCGTCCCGCTCGGCATCGAGGGCTCGATCGTCGGCAAGGCGCTGTACGCGAAGGCCTTCACGCTGGAAGAGGCGCTCGCCGCGGTGGCGTCATGA
- a CDS encoding DUF2752 domain-containing protein, giving the protein MHNSRVNAETDTSAATLTSGAGSVGASLRRLAVPLGVLAAVGAGFAYVGSVDPNEPGHYPACPLLHYTGIYCPGCGGLRSAHALVHGDLTAALGDNALAVAGCAVFAVLWVVWAVRVGLGRPVRIDLGRPQLWAVGAVVLVFTVVRNLPLGGWLHP; this is encoded by the coding sequence ATGCACAATTCACGGGTGAACGCCGAAACGGACACCTCCGCGGCCACCCTGACCAGCGGCGCCGGCAGCGTCGGCGCCTCACTGCGGCGACTGGCCGTCCCTCTCGGTGTCCTCGCCGCGGTCGGCGCGGGCTTCGCGTATGTCGGGTCCGTCGACCCGAACGAGCCGGGCCACTACCCCGCCTGCCCGCTGCTCCACTACACGGGGATCTACTGCCCCGGCTGTGGCGGCCTGCGCAGCGCCCACGCGCTCGTGCACGGCGATCTCACGGCCGCTCTCGGGGACAACGCGCTCGCCGTCGCGGGCTGTGCCGTCTTCGCTGTCCTGTGGGTGGTATGGGCCGTACGGGTGGGACTGGGACGGCCGGTGCGGATCGATCTCGGACGCCCCCAGCTGTGGGCCGTGGGCGCCGTGGTCCTTGTCTTCACGGTTGTCCGGAACCTGCCTCTAGGTGGCTGGCTCCATCCTTGA
- the trpB gene encoding tryptophan synthase subunit beta: protein MSSSEFFIPDPEGQVPTVEGYFGAFGGKFIPEALVAAVDEVAVEYDKAKNDPAFAAELDDLLVNYTGRPSSLTEVPRFAEHAGGVRMFLKREDLNHTGSHKINNVLGQALLTKRMGKTRVIAETGAGQHGVATATACALFGLECTIYMGEIDTERQALNVARMRMLGAEVVAVKSGSRTLKDAINEAFRDWVANVDRTHYLFGTVAGPHPFPAMVRDFHRVIGVEARRQILERAGRLPDAAVACVGGGSNAIGLFHAFIPDAGVRLIGCEPAGHGLETGEHAATLTAGEPGILHGSRSYVLQDDEGQITEPYSISAGLDYPGIGPEHAFLKDSGRAEYRAVTDDAAMQALRLLSRTEGIIPAIESAHALAGAIEAGKELGKDGLMIVNLSGRGDKDMDTAARYFGLYDTDAAVAADAAGTGAEIEGDAK, encoded by the coding sequence ATGTCCAGCAGCGAGTTCTTCATTCCCGACCCCGAGGGCCAAGTCCCCACCGTCGAGGGGTACTTCGGCGCGTTCGGCGGCAAGTTCATCCCGGAGGCGCTCGTCGCCGCCGTCGACGAGGTCGCCGTCGAGTACGACAAGGCCAAGAACGACCCGGCCTTCGCCGCCGAGCTCGACGACCTGCTCGTCAACTACACGGGCCGGCCCAGCTCCCTCACCGAGGTGCCCCGGTTCGCCGAGCACGCCGGTGGCGTCCGGATGTTCCTCAAGCGCGAGGATCTCAACCACACCGGCTCGCACAAGATCAACAACGTGCTCGGCCAGGCGCTCCTCACCAAGCGCATGGGCAAGACCCGCGTCATCGCCGAGACCGGCGCGGGCCAGCACGGCGTGGCGACCGCCACCGCCTGCGCGCTCTTCGGCCTCGAGTGCACCATCTACATGGGCGAGATCGACACCGAGCGCCAGGCGCTCAACGTGGCGCGCATGCGGATGCTCGGCGCCGAGGTCGTCGCCGTGAAGTCCGGCAGCCGCACCCTCAAGGACGCCATCAACGAGGCGTTCCGCGACTGGGTGGCCAACGTCGACCGCACGCATTACCTCTTCGGGACCGTAGCGGGACCCCACCCCTTCCCGGCGATGGTCCGCGACTTCCACCGCGTCATCGGCGTCGAGGCCCGCCGCCAGATCCTGGAGCGCGCAGGACGCCTGCCCGACGCGGCCGTGGCCTGCGTCGGCGGCGGCTCGAACGCCATCGGCCTCTTCCACGCCTTCATCCCCGACGCAGGCGTGCGCCTCATCGGCTGCGAGCCGGCCGGTCACGGCCTCGAGACCGGCGAGCACGCCGCGACGCTGACCGCGGGCGAGCCCGGCATCCTGCACGGCTCACGGTCGTACGTCCTCCAGGACGACGAGGGCCAGATCACCGAGCCGTACTCGATCTCGGCGGGCCTCGACTACCCGGGCATCGGCCCCGAGCACGCCTTCCTCAAGGACAGCGGCCGCGCCGAGTACCGCGCGGTCACCGACGACGCCGCCATGCAGGCCCTGCGCCTGCTCTCGCGCACCGAGGGCATCATCCCGGCCATCGAGAGCGCCCATGCGCTCGCCGGCGCCATCGAGGCCGGCAAGGAGCTCGGCAAGGACGGGCTGATGATCGTCAACCTGTCCGGGCGCGGCGACAAGGACATGGACACGGCCGCCCGCTACTTCGGCCTGTACGACACCGACGCCGCCGTCGCGGCGGACGCGGCCGGGACCGGCGCGGAGATCGAGGGAGACGCCAAGTGA
- the trpC gene encoding indole-3-glycerol phosphate synthase TrpC, with protein MSVLDEIIDGVRADLAERQAHVSLDELKERAAKAPAAKDGVAALRGDGVKVICEVKRSSPSKGALAAIADPAGLAADYEAGGAAVISVLTEQRRFGGSLADLEAVRAKVDIPILRKDFIVTSYQLWEARAYGADLALLIVAALDQPALESLIERAESIGLTPIVEVHDEDEVERAVDAGARIIGVNARNLKTLKVDRDTFQQVAPEIPDHIVKIAESGVRGPHDLIAYANAGADAVLVGESLVTGRDPRTAVSDLVAAGAHPALRHGRS; from the coding sequence GTGAGTGTGCTCGACGAGATCATCGACGGAGTCCGTGCCGACCTCGCGGAGCGGCAGGCGCACGTCAGCCTCGACGAGCTCAAGGAGCGCGCGGCCAAGGCACCCGCCGCCAAGGACGGAGTGGCCGCCCTGCGCGGTGACGGCGTCAAGGTGATCTGCGAGGTCAAGCGCTCGAGCCCGTCCAAGGGCGCGCTCGCCGCGATCGCCGACCCGGCCGGCCTCGCCGCCGACTACGAGGCGGGCGGCGCCGCCGTCATCTCCGTACTGACCGAGCAGCGCCGCTTCGGCGGTTCGCTCGCCGACCTGGAGGCCGTGCGCGCCAAGGTCGACATCCCGATCCTGCGCAAGGACTTCATCGTCACCTCGTACCAGCTGTGGGAGGCCAGGGCGTACGGCGCCGACCTCGCGCTGCTGATCGTGGCCGCCCTGGACCAGCCCGCCCTCGAGTCGCTCATCGAGCGCGCGGAGTCCATCGGGCTCACGCCGATCGTCGAGGTGCACGACGAGGACGAGGTCGAGCGCGCCGTGGACGCTGGCGCCCGCATCATCGGCGTGAACGCGCGCAACCTCAAGACCCTCAAGGTCGACCGCGACACGTTCCAGCAGGTCGCCCCGGAGATCCCCGACCACATCGTCAAGATCGCCGAGTCGGGCGTGCGCGGCCCGCACGACCTGATCGCGTACGCCAACGCGGGCGCGGACGCCGTCCTCGTGGGCGAGTCCCTCGTGACCGGCCGCGACCCGCGCACCGCGGTCTCCGACCTCGTTGCCGCAGGCGCCCACCCGGCGCTGCGCCACGGCAGGAGCTGA
- a CDS encoding MFS transporter, producing MTVTAPLTGTPAPGTPAHRDGNVLRWLGAYASSMIGDNIYYVALSWAAVQSGSPSQAGLVMAVSAAPRALLMLGGGVIADRLGPRRIVIASDAVRSAAVLGVAGLFLATRPGLWPLTFLGLVFGIVDALFLPAVGALPARVTGRDQLARVQGMRGLAVRLANVVGAPLGGLGVALGGPAAAFGAAGLLFAISLPLLMSLRIRDLPDTGGKSGAPARNGLADGLRHIRRHSVLAPLVVVIGLSDLGFVGPLNVGLTLLADQRGWGASGMGSVLAGFGVGAGAASLLLAVRGRVPRAGLVLAATMGGGAVAIGALAFVPHLAAAVAVALAIGLLAGLSGALCGALTQTHADPAYIGRVTAVTSLSSLGLVPLTMPLTGAAVGLWGTGPVFVASAAICALAGVYGLCRAPLRRAELPA from the coding sequence ATGACTGTGACCGCGCCCCTCACCGGCACACCCGCCCCCGGCACGCCCGCCCACCGCGACGGCAACGTGCTGCGCTGGCTCGGGGCGTACGCCTCCTCGATGATCGGCGACAACATCTACTACGTCGCCCTGTCCTGGGCGGCCGTCCAGTCGGGCAGCCCCTCGCAGGCCGGGCTCGTCATGGCGGTGAGCGCGGCACCCCGGGCCCTGCTGATGCTCGGCGGGGGAGTGATCGCCGACCGGCTCGGGCCGCGCCGCATCGTCATCGCCAGCGACGCCGTGCGCAGCGCCGCGGTGCTCGGCGTCGCCGGGCTCTTCCTCGCGACCCGACCGGGCCTGTGGCCGCTCACCTTCCTCGGCCTGGTCTTCGGCATCGTCGACGCCCTCTTCCTGCCGGCCGTCGGCGCACTGCCCGCCCGCGTCACCGGACGCGACCAGCTCGCCCGGGTCCAGGGCATGCGCGGACTCGCGGTCCGCCTCGCCAACGTCGTGGGCGCGCCCCTGGGCGGTCTCGGCGTCGCACTCGGCGGCCCCGCGGCGGCGTTCGGCGCGGCCGGACTGCTGTTCGCGATCTCGCTGCCGCTCCTGATGTCCCTGCGCATCCGGGACCTGCCCGACACGGGCGGCAAGAGCGGCGCCCCGGCGAGGAACGGCCTCGCGGACGGCCTGCGTCACATCCGCCGCCACAGCGTCCTCGCCCCGCTGGTCGTCGTCATCGGCCTCAGCGACCTCGGCTTCGTCGGCCCCCTGAACGTCGGCCTGACCCTCCTCGCCGACCAGCGCGGCTGGGGCGCCTCAGGGATGGGCTCGGTGCTCGCCGGGTTCGGTGTCGGCGCGGGCGCGGCCTCGCTGCTCCTCGCCGTCCGCGGCCGGGTGCCGCGCGCGGGTCTCGTCCTCGCCGCGACCATGGGAGGCGGCGCCGTCGCCATCGGCGCGCTCGCCTTCGTACCGCACCTCGCCGCCGCGGTCGCCGTCGCGCTGGCCATCGGGCTGCTCGCCGGTCTCAGCGGCGCCCTGTGCGGAGCGCTCACGCAGACCCACGCGGACCCGGCCTACATCGGCCGGGTCACCGCCGTCACGAGCCTGTCCAGCCTCGGCCTCGTCCCGCTCACCATGCCGCTGACCGGCGCGGCCGTCGGCCTGTGGGGCACCGGTCCCGTCTTCGTGGCCAGCGCTGCGATCTGCGCCCTCGCCGGCGTCTACGGCCTGTGCCGCGCGCCCCTGCGCCGCGCCGAACTCCCGGCCTGA